The sequence CTATTCAGTTCCCCTATTGCAACTATTATAATTAATTTTCTGCTATAATCAATTTTATGCTTGTGTGAAATCGAAATATACTACCACCGCAGAAGTgttgggccccacgggcaattatAACAGAAGAAAAAGTGTGGGAAGGGAAGAAGAAAAAGGTTTTGAAGACCTACTTTGACTTGGCATTTCTTCAATATTAAATAAGTATTCGCTAACGCAATTTTTCAAGTGTTTTGACTATTGAATGATTGTGGGCGGAAATGTGTTACACCTAAACACGTTAATAGTTTAGtttaaatttccaaaatccgAATTCTAGACTCAAGATCATGGCTTCCGTCGATTTAGGGAATCCATCTAACAAACAAACAGTGACTGTCACCGGAGTTGAAGAAACCCTAGACCGAATCAGTCAATTGCCGGAATCACTCATGATTCAAATTCTCTCTCTTTTGCCAACCAAGGAGGCATTCAGAAGCTGTATTCTATCAAAAAGGTGGCAGTATCTCTGTACTTCAGTTTATAATCTAAATTTCACTGACGCTGATAATATGCCACAAGAAGCCTTTATATCCTATGTAGACTCTGCCTTAGCTCGTTGCACTTCTTCCAAAATCAAAATATTCCAGCTCACTTTCGGTTGGCAGCATGTTTACTGGTCGCAATACAGCCAATGGCTGGCATTTGCTGTCGAAAAAGAAACGGAACATGTTGAATTGAAGTCATTTGGTGATGATTATGACATTTTCACATTGCCTCAATTCATCTACACTTGTTCGTCgttgataacattgaaattgaTCCGCTGTGCACTTGATAAAGAAGTAATTATAGCGTGGAAGTCGCTAAAGAGCTTAGTGTTGATCGATATGGTGTTAGATGGTGACGATATTGTGAACCTACTCTCAGGTTCTCCTGCTTTGGAAACTTTGGAATTTAATGTATGCATGGGTTTCCGTCGTCTCGAAATTAGTTCGTCAAATTTGAAGAGACTAAATATTAAAAGCTGGAGGTTGTTGGATGTCGAAGATGATCATTCCTTGGAAATTTTTGCGCCATATCTTCAGCATTTGGAGATCTCTGGAAGTATTTCTGATCTCAAGTGCAGGCTACTAAATGTATCCTCTCTGGTCAATGCTAAACTTACTTTCAACAATGATTGCGAAAAAGATATTCAGGATTGGAATGGATATCATGTCGATGATGCAGTGGACAGTTGTCGTGATTATCATCAATCATTTATCATCGTCGTGCAAGATTATCTTCAAAAGTTAAGTAATGTGACCAACCTCACAATTGGAACATGGTTAACAGAGGTTTGTTTATTAGTCAAAATACTTTATTTACTCTATTTGAATTTAACAAAAAGTTGCAAAGGGGGAAAGGTTTTAAGAGTCAGATGCAATTGGGCACTTTTATGCAGATTGTACAATGCACTGGTAAATAGAGACCACTCTGAACAAGAAGACATTAATAAATTCCAGTTGCAGAATATATCTTTATAAGTCATCAAATTTATAAAGATATTTTGCCAGATCTGATCCCCTAAAATATTCGATTTTAATTTATCAGAGTATCACAACAGGGTTAAGACCATCATCCGTAAGTTAACCGACAAAGTCTGCTTAGCTGCTTACAATCTCATGTTGCAGGTCCTGTGCATGCTGCAGCTCGAAGAGGTGCCAATTCCAGAACTAAAATGCAAATATCTAACACTAAAGTTACATTTAAAAAAGCTTAATTTGTGTGGGGTAGCTAGCCTTTTGCGAGCCTCGCCTCATGTGGAGACACTCAACATAGACGTGGCAACGATGAGTGTAACTTCCTGGAACTTTTTCTCCTCTGTTTACATATTCATTTTATGATGGTTTAACACCTCCCTCTCCTGTGAAGTTGTTTCTGAAGTAGAATGCAAATATATCCTTGATTGTCAGAAGCTTTGCTAATGTCACTGTAAAGCTTCATGTTAATATGGTGTTGCTACCTTTGGCTAGTGGCAGAGTCAGAATTTTCActaaggggtgtcaaaatataaaaatttaaatgTACGACAAAGTCAGGGGATTCATAATATAATATTcatacatttaaaaaaaaaaaggtaccTAGCTACAAAATGCAATTTTCTGGCGAATTGACATCCCTTGGTATAAGGTGGCTCCCCCACTGCCTTTTGCAAATGAGCTCTGAAacgaaaaggtttttgcactatCACTCATTTCTTGGGTTACTTATGCCATAAATCTTTATGATATGGACACCCATCCTAGTCTGTTTTCAAGTACCATTAAGATTTGTTGGTTCTGAAATAATTCTCTACCACACACTTCTGCTATGAAATCACTTTCACTTTAGTGCAATTTCCATTTGGCTACCTGCATTTGGTCCTGATTATATTCTCTGTCTCCAGCTTCATGATTCCTTCTGTCACTTTAAGTTAAGATATTTGGCCAAAGGAGATAATGTTGATTTGCGGATATGGACTTCAAGCTTTGTGTTTCCCAGCCTCAAGAATGTTAAGATTGTCAACTCCTTGGGGGTGTGCTTGAAGGATCATTTCAAACCGGGCTGTGACAAGCTTTTCGAACTTTCAAAAATTCTGTTAAAGAACGCGACTGTTTTGGAGAAGTTCTTTATCGTATCAAAGAAAAGAAAGTGCAGGAGATGTTCAACGGACTGTGTGTCccaatattttcttcaattggctGAGAAATTGTTAGGTTGTCCAAGATCCTCCACCAATTCTGTGATTCTCTTCCAAGAGTGAGCTTTTCATGATCTGACTGCCAGTAGTTTCCTGTGGCAGTATATACAAGAAATGTTGACTTATATTGAGTTCTTGGTAAGCTGCTCATGCTATCATGAATTTTAACTTCTCTATAAGCTTGTAACTAATTACTTTTTATTATTGGCCTTACCCATGTGGCATACCAAATGTTATTGTATCTTGGTTTATCATGATTCATGAAGTATTTCTTTGTTGCATTTTAGGTGGTGCACATGCGCCTTGAAATTTTCTGGCGACTCTTAGCAAGTCACATTTTTTTATGATAGTTAGCGGCATGAAATGTTGTGTTTTACTACCTTGCTTTGTCAATAGCATCAAGGTCTATGATTGTGTTCGTGTTTCTTGTTGACTTATATTGGTTTGCATTGTTTATTTACCTTAAATAGCCTCGAGCAGTTGTAATTGAGGCTTACAGTGCTGTTGAATCTTTTTGCTTGAAGTTAAGGTTGTATGATTAGATCTATCTGTTTGATTCACCTGAAATCtacattcttggggcatattttTGTTGGATGGGACAGCTTACACGGGGTTGTGAAGAACTTTTTGGAACAACAATTCTCTTGATAAATGTCTTGAGAAATAGTTTAGTTtctgttttccctttgtttaaTAGAACTACCTTTCTGGGTTTGGTTGAACAGCATATAAACAACCAATTTAGTGAACTTTGCAGAAGTGTCAGGCGCTAATGGAATCGAAGTATATTTCTTAATCTTTGATGTACGACTTCATAGTTTTTTTAATCTTTGATGTACGACTTGAAAGTTCTGCATTACCTTCAATAATATTGTAGCTTCATTCATTATTCTCTTCTATCCCAGTGAAATGACTAAAAATTCCCGTGTTCGCCCTCAATCTTGACTTGTGTTCGACCTATTTTAATGACACAAAATATTATGACCAGTCAAATTGTGTGATCCTAATGGTAATTTTCTGTGTCTTGCAAAATAAAATTGAGTTATTTAACAAGCTTGATTGGGTATTGGTTTAGAGTCAATGGAATCAGTATAATAGGTTAAATACCGTTAATtccgtaaaaattgcacggggcaccctatttggtcgcccggcgcccccatttaacctatacccatttttttaaatttttttaatttgtacccactttttaaataacttcagcctcCTTTCTCCTACTCCTTCTCCTCATTcgttttcttcttcaagttacaaaACAAACTAGTATTTATCTCCAAAAGCAACGCTGCTTTAGTTATaaagtcaattttttttaattgaacagTTCGGCAGTTGTATTTCTGCTCCAAATTTACAGCA is a genomic window of Nicotiana tabacum cultivar K326 chromosome 16, ASM71507v2, whole genome shotgun sequence containing:
- the LOC107813081 gene encoding F-box protein At5g03100 isoform X1, encoding MASVDLGNPSNKQTVTVTGVEETLDRISQLPESLMIQILSLLPTKEAFRSCILSKRWQYLCTSVYNLNFTDADNMPQEAFISYVDSALARCTSSKIKIFQLTFGWQHVYWSQYSQWLAFAVEKETEHVELKSFGDDYDIFTLPQFIYTCSSLITLKLIRCALDKEVIIAWKSLKSLVLIDMVLDGDDIVNLLSGSPALETLEFNVCMGFRRLEISSSNLKRLNIKSWRLLDVEDDHSLEIFAPYLQHLEISGSISDLKCRLLNVSSLVNAKLTFNNDCEKDIQDWNGYHVDDAVDSCRDYHQSFIIVVQDYLQKLSNVTNLTIGTWLTEVLCMLQLEEVPIPELKCKYLTLKLHLKKLNLCGVASLLRASPHVETLNIDVATMSLHDSFCHFKLRYLAKGDNVDLRIWTSSFVFPSLKNVKIVNSLGVCLKDHFKPGCDKLFELSKILLKNATVLEKFFIVSKKRKCRRCSTDCVSQYFLQLAEKLLGCPRSSTNSVILFQE
- the LOC107813081 gene encoding F-box protein At5g03100 isoform X2 encodes the protein MIQILSLLPTKEAFRSCILSKRWQYLCTSVYNLNFTDADNMPQEAFISYVDSALARCTSSKIKIFQLTFGWQHVYWSQYSQWLAFAVEKETEHVELKSFGDDYDIFTLPQFIYTCSSLITLKLIRCALDKEVIIAWKSLKSLVLIDMVLDGDDIVNLLSGSPALETLEFNVCMGFRRLEISSSNLKRLNIKSWRLLDVEDDHSLEIFAPYLQHLEISGSISDLKCRLLNVSSLVNAKLTFNNDCEKDIQDWNGYHVDDAVDSCRDYHQSFIIVVQDYLQKLSNVTNLTIGTWLTEVLCMLQLEEVPIPELKCKYLTLKLHLKKLNLCGVASLLRASPHVETLNIDVATMSLHDSFCHFKLRYLAKGDNVDLRIWTSSFVFPSLKNVKIVNSLGVCLKDHFKPGCDKLFELSKILLKNATVLEKFFIVSKKRKCRRCSTDCVSQYFLQLAEKLLGCPRSSTNSVILFQE